Proteins co-encoded in one Waddlia chondrophila WSU 86-1044 genomic window:
- a CDS encoding ATP-binding cassette domain-containing protein, with protein sequence MSAVVIQNLTKTFDKGKRIALNNLCADFPKGKISGIVGPDGAGKTTLLRILAGLMQIDSGQCLVWDFDTEKEPEKIQESLGYLPQKFGLYEDLTVSQNLSLYKDLQEINENDPVFAKLMEFSGLASFTERLAGNLSGGMKQKLGLISILLRKPALLLLDEPTTGVDPKSQNDLWEMIAELNNQGMTIIASTSYLEEAEKCHYTFLLNEGQVLYRGTPSSLKETMKGKTFYFEGVGDVKRTVLDSLIGKNGIVDTIIEGSKIRVTFNAANPDQNPERYGLNEKAKLLPRDPYYEDAFISILGGIPKRPALKLTKSPQAEMETDLMIQAVDLSRSFGDFKAVNCISFSVKKGEIFGLLGPNGAGKSTTFKMLCGILPATDGEALVGGKSLRQTPDEARGLIGYMAQKFSLYNNMTVAQNLRFFSGIYPVKNRKKTREEMIAVFNLEEYLDVLTVDLPLGYKQRLAFSCALMHKPQILFLDEPTSGVDPLTRREFWHQINLLADAGVSILVSTHLMDEAEFCDRIGLIYKGSLRIVDTPEGLKKRVPKEISEKPGLIDAFLYFCSEREER encoded by the coding sequence ATGTCCGCTGTCGTGATTCAAAACCTTACCAAAACTTTCGATAAGGGAAAAAGGATCGCTCTGAATAACCTCTGCGCTGACTTTCCTAAAGGAAAGATTTCCGGAATCGTCGGCCCCGATGGTGCCGGCAAAACAACGCTTCTAAGAATCCTTGCAGGATTGATGCAGATCGATTCCGGACAGTGCCTGGTATGGGATTTCGATACGGAAAAAGAACCGGAAAAAATCCAGGAAAGTTTGGGCTACCTTCCTCAAAAGTTCGGGCTATACGAAGATCTTACTGTTTCGCAAAATCTATCCCTATATAAGGATCTGCAAGAGATCAACGAAAATGATCCTGTTTTCGCTAAGTTGATGGAATTTTCCGGATTGGCTTCTTTTACAGAGCGCCTTGCAGGCAATCTCTCCGGCGGAATGAAGCAAAAACTTGGACTGATCTCTATCCTTCTAAGAAAACCGGCGCTGCTTCTTCTGGACGAACCAACGACAGGGGTAGACCCTAAATCTCAAAATGATTTATGGGAAATGATCGCTGAGCTCAATAACCAGGGAATGACGATTATTGCCAGCACTTCCTATCTGGAAGAAGCGGAAAAATGCCACTACACCTTTCTTCTTAATGAAGGCCAAGTACTTTATAGGGGAACACCCAGTTCGTTGAAAGAGACAATGAAAGGAAAAACGTTTTATTTTGAAGGTGTTGGAGATGTTAAACGGACTGTTCTGGATAGTTTGATTGGTAAAAACGGAATCGTCGATACAATTATCGAAGGAAGCAAAATTCGCGTGACGTTCAATGCCGCAAATCCCGATCAAAATCCAGAAAGATATGGATTGAATGAAAAAGCGAAACTTCTTCCAAGAGATCCTTATTATGAAGATGCTTTCATCTCCATCCTTGGAGGAATCCCTAAAAGACCGGCACTTAAGTTGACTAAAAGCCCTCAAGCTGAAATGGAAACGGACCTGATGATTCAGGCTGTGGATCTGTCTCGCAGCTTCGGTGATTTTAAAGCAGTGAATTGCATCTCTTTCTCTGTAAAGAAAGGGGAGATTTTTGGCCTCTTAGGACCCAACGGAGCAGGAAAATCCACGACGTTTAAAATGTTGTGCGGAATTCTTCCTGCGACAGATGGAGAAGCTCTGGTTGGAGGTAAATCGCTAAGACAAACACCTGATGAGGCTAGAGGGCTTATCGGCTACATGGCGCAGAAATTCTCTCTCTACAATAACATGACTGTTGCTCAAAATTTACGCTTCTTTTCAGGGATTTATCCTGTTAAAAACAGAAAAAAAACGCGGGAAGAGATGATTGCTGTTTTTAATCTGGAAGAATACCTGGATGTCTTAACTGTGGATTTGCCGCTTGGCTATAAACAGAGGTTGGCCTTTTCATGCGCTTTGATGCATAAGCCTCAAATCTTATTCCTTGATGAGCCAACTTCTGGTGTCGATCCTCTAACACGAAGAGAGTTTTGGCATCAAATCAATCTGCTTGCCGATGCAGGAGTCTCTATTCTGGTTTCTACACATTTGATGGACGAGGCGGAGTTTTGCGACCGAATTGGTTTGA
- a CDS encoding efflux RND transporter periplasmic adaptor subunit: MQIACTLLRTKIEFAFSSLMKKTQWLPLTIIIAILALAAVIGYALWEKNHEENSLTLYGNIDIRQVDLGFRVSGKLKTMLYEEGDVVHEGDLLAELDDAPYKQSFLESEAKFTSIRESLAYAETQLKRRSPLVQEKTVSQEDYQNAYYNQKILTANLLEAAASMENSRIRLQDTRLVCPSDGVVYTRIREPGTVLSIGEPVYSVAVNTPIWARTYISEPDLGRIYPGMAAEVYTDTPENPVYEGRIGFISPIAEFTPKNVETPDLRTNLVYQLRVIIKNPDKGLRQGMPVTVKLKS; the protein is encoded by the coding sequence ATGCAGATTGCCTGCACGCTTTTAAGAACGAAAATTGAATTTGCCTTCTCATCTCTTATGAAAAAGACTCAATGGCTCCCTTTAACGATCATCATCGCAATTTTGGCACTGGCTGCTGTAATCGGTTACGCACTATGGGAAAAAAATCACGAGGAAAACTCCCTCACGCTCTATGGTAATATCGATATCAGGCAAGTTGATCTGGGATTTCGCGTCTCGGGAAAACTGAAAACAATGCTCTACGAAGAAGGAGACGTGGTCCATGAAGGCGATCTCTTAGCTGAACTTGATGATGCCCCTTACAAACAAAGTTTTCTGGAAAGCGAAGCGAAATTTACTTCAATCAGAGAGAGCCTTGCTTATGCTGAAACACAGCTTAAACGTAGGAGTCCTCTTGTCCAAGAAAAAACTGTTTCACAAGAAGATTACCAAAACGCCTATTACAATCAAAAAATTCTGACCGCAAATCTTTTAGAAGCTGCTGCTTCCATGGAAAACTCCCGAATACGTTTGCAAGATACAAGGCTTGTCTGCCCTTCTGACGGGGTTGTCTATACGCGTATCCGAGAGCCAGGAACGGTTTTGTCCATAGGAGAGCCGGTTTATTCTGTTGCGGTTAATACTCCAATCTGGGCAAGAACTTATATTTCAGAACCGGATTTGGGAAGAATTTATCCGGGTATGGCTGCTGAAGTCTATACCGATACTCCAGAAAATCCTGTTTACGAAGGCCGTATCGGCTTTATTTCTCCTATCGCGGAATTTACTCCCAAAAATGTCGAAACGCCTGATCTTAGAACAAATCTGGTTTATCAACTGCGTGTCATCATCAAGAATCCGGACAAAGGATTGCGCCAAGGGATGCCAGTGACTGTGAAATTAAAAAGCTAA
- a CDS encoding putative Na+/H+ antiporter: protein MNKRLKALFLLSFYIILVTCIARFIFFVCEEGCKTPPGQELILSLDAYNDGEFQSTKERLLHRLHVQPFNLISLIIFSLAIIHTFFAHYFTTLSKKWRARNIRLGKDPVDSFGVEALRFMGEVEVVFGLWVIPLFLAIAFSYSWDTAVRYVENIDYLEPMFVVVIMVLASSSPIVKLAEDCLRLFAACGGDSVKSWWWAILTIGPISGSLITEPGAMTISALLLSKQFYDLKPSPKFAYATLGLLFTNISVGGVFTHFAAPPVLMVTKSWHWDTPYMAFHFGWKAIMGILICNLTYYLVFRHEFKRLEENSKLRHVWEEKEKKDEMKIPFWISLVHLFFLAWTVVHNHYPSIFIGTFLLFLGFSQATSSYQRRLDLKPAILVGFFLAGLVVHGNLQGWWIAPVLSNASEGMLLLVSAFLTSFNDNAEITFLATLIPSFTDGMKYAVVAGAVTGGGLTVIANAPNPSGQAILGKYFDNGISAVSLFSAAIYPAVIMGVCFYLFRGI, encoded by the coding sequence ATGAATAAACGTTTGAAAGCTTTATTTCTCTTATCTTTCTACATTATCTTAGTCACTTGTATTGCTCGATTTATTTTTTTCGTTTGCGAGGAGGGGTGCAAAACTCCTCCTGGACAGGAACTGATCCTATCTTTGGATGCCTATAACGATGGAGAATTTCAGAGTACTAAGGAGCGGTTGCTTCATCGTCTTCATGTACAGCCTTTCAATCTGATTTCGCTGATTATCTTTTCTCTTGCAATTATCCATACGTTTTTCGCTCACTACTTCACCACACTTTCTAAGAAATGGAGAGCGAGAAATATCCGTTTAGGTAAAGATCCCGTTGATTCATTCGGCGTTGAAGCTCTCCGATTTATGGGAGAGGTGGAAGTGGTGTTCGGCTTATGGGTCATCCCTCTGTTTCTTGCCATCGCTTTTTCTTATAGTTGGGATACAGCTGTCCGCTATGTGGAGAACATTGATTATTTAGAGCCGATGTTCGTTGTTGTCATTATGGTATTGGCTTCTTCATCGCCAATCGTGAAACTCGCAGAAGACTGTCTGCGTTTGTTTGCGGCCTGTGGAGGGGACTCTGTGAAGTCTTGGTGGTGGGCAATCTTGACAATCGGACCAATTTCAGGTTCTTTGATCACTGAGCCGGGTGCAATGACGATTTCAGCGCTTTTACTTTCCAAGCAATTTTATGATTTGAAGCCTAGCCCGAAATTTGCCTATGCCACTTTAGGTCTTCTATTCACAAATATTTCTGTTGGAGGAGTGTTTACTCATTTTGCAGCGCCTCCAGTGTTGATGGTCACGAAAAGCTGGCATTGGGATACTCCTTATATGGCTTTTCATTTCGGTTGGAAAGCGATTATGGGAATTTTGATTTGTAATTTAACTTACTATTTAGTGTTCAGGCATGAGTTCAAGAGACTGGAGGAAAATAGCAAACTCCGCCACGTTTGGGAAGAGAAAGAGAAAAAAGACGAGATGAAAATCCCTTTTTGGATCAGCCTTGTGCATTTATTTTTCTTGGCGTGGACAGTGGTCCATAATCATTATCCTTCCATTTTCATCGGTACTTTTTTGCTGTTTTTAGGCTTTTCTCAAGCTACATCTTCTTATCAACGGCGGCTTGATCTTAAACCGGCCATATTGGTGGGTTTTTTCCTGGCAGGGCTTGTTGTGCATGGGAACCTTCAGGGGTGGTGGATCGCTCCGGTTTTGAGCAATGCTTCGGAAGGCATGTTGCTGTTGGTCTCCGCATTTCTCACGTCATTTAACGATAATGCAGAAATCACGTTTCTCGCTACGTTGATTCCATCATTTACCGATGGAATGAAGTATGCTGTTGTTGCCGGAGCGGTAACTGGCGGGGGATTGACTGTGATCGCTAATGCCCCGAACCCTTCTGGACAGGCAATTTTAGGAAAATATTTTGATAACGGTATTTCAGCTGTTTCTCTTTTCAGTGCAGCGATCTATCCCGCAGTCATTATGGGAGTTTGCTTCTATTTATTTAGAGGGATCTAG
- a CDS encoding calcium/sodium antiporter has protein sequence MAIKMIVINLILGVLFLYLGAEGLIRGGSALAVRLGIPVIVIGLTIVAFGTSAPELVVSVQAGLEGRGDIAIGNVIGSNIVNTSFILGFCAMLFPLSIHRRLLNTDTPLMILIASVLFGIFLVSPVFTRFIGILFLSGLVVYTVWSIANGMKTHIPASEPSPHQMNSWIIEVLFIIGGLVILLLGSHLFLLGAVTYAQLYGVSDRVIGLTIVAIGTSLPELAASLVAAFKNQGDIAIGNLVGSSIFNMLGIIGAAAAVSPIHVENINWIDFVYMIALFIGLWVMIRKGTHITRWEGAFLFFSYLVYLCYLLYF, from the coding sequence ATGGCCATTAAAATGATTGTGATCAACCTGATTTTAGGAGTGCTATTTTTGTATTTAGGCGCTGAAGGACTCATTAGGGGAGGATCCGCTCTTGCGGTGCGGTTGGGGATTCCTGTGATTGTGATCGGGCTGACCATCGTGGCATTTGGAACGAGCGCACCGGAGCTTGTCGTCAGCGTTCAAGCCGGATTAGAGGGGCGTGGAGATATTGCAATCGGAAATGTCATCGGCTCCAATATTGTTAATACAAGTTTTATTTTGGGTTTTTGTGCGATGTTGTTTCCGTTGTCGATTCATAGAAGGCTGCTCAATACCGATACGCCATTGATGATTTTAATTGCTTCTGTCCTATTCGGCATTTTCCTTGTTTCTCCGGTTTTTACGCGATTCATCGGAATCCTTTTTCTTTCAGGACTCGTTGTTTATACGGTTTGGTCGATTGCCAACGGCATGAAAACACATATTCCTGCGAGCGAGCCCTCTCCTCATCAGATGAACAGCTGGATTATCGAGGTGTTGTTTATCATTGGAGGGCTGGTGATTTTGCTTTTAGGATCTCACCTTTTCCTTCTTGGTGCAGTCACTTATGCCCAATTGTATGGAGTTTCCGATCGAGTGATCGGTTTAACAATAGTTGCCATTGGAACGAGTTTGCCTGAATTGGCAGCCTCTTTAGTCGCTGCCTTCAAAAATCAGGGGGATATTGCGATTGGAAATCTTGTTGGTTCGAGTATCTTTAATATGCTTGGAATTATTGGTGCGGCTGCTGCCGTTTCTCCGATCCATGTAGAAAACATCAACTGGATCGATTTTGTCTACATGATCGCTTTGTTTATAGGGTTATGGGTGATGATACGCAAAGGAACCCACATCACAAGATGGGAAGGGGCTTTCTTATTCTTTTCTTATCTTGTTTATCTTTGTTATCTGTTGTATTTTTGA
- a CDS encoding SLC13 family permease: protein MKFEVPGNQFRFGRICAHLIFLFAFLIAAQMLNGEEASFPLPQSIKEAEAALSWEGWFTIVVFIVMFVGLISEVRPPDIIMFGGSLPLLIFGILTPEQFLNGFSNDILMTIGMLCIVVRAMEVNGILELIAKKILVSSKRYVVRLLSMSVPITFASAFLNNTPIVLLMAPLVRKWALDSKLSPSKFLIPLSYASLLGGACTLIGTSTNLVVNGLMENNMKGSGFSFFELSYVGVPCALAGLLFITFFGWKLLPDRTDAATAVSSETREFTGEFIVGEECPLANRTIQEVSKRYFRQDTLIQLERNHQVIDSPPSDLVIFVGDRLVFIGDIHRIAELHDIPNLQSVADPHFKLDVKSSHFSEIVVPTTSLLVGKTLRQINFRFSYGASVMAVYRQGWRVLGDIRDITLEAGDTLMLLSSEPFDAQKFYKDFYFIRHSEKLLTFNPRRAVFVTSVMAIMVLAATLGVSMIVASVTAAFVLLLTRSISIREAQNSVIWNILLLIASSFAIGTAMEVTGVAAYFAQMILAVFGKQPQMFVGGIILVTIICTEFMSNNAAALILFPIAIEVAKLAGFESIEATKAIGVCIAIGASCGYAIPTGYQTHMIVYGPGGYKFTDFLKIGLFMDLIVWVISTVMIPYIWPLK, encoded by the coding sequence ATGAAATTTGAAGTTCCCGGCAACCAATTCCGATTCGGCAGGATATGCGCTCATTTGATTTTTTTGTTCGCGTTTTTGATTGCTGCTCAGATGCTAAATGGCGAAGAAGCCTCTTTTCCCTTGCCTCAGAGCATTAAAGAAGCAGAAGCTGCCCTAAGTTGGGAAGGTTGGTTTACAATCGTAGTTTTTATTGTGATGTTTGTTGGGTTGATCTCCGAGGTGAGACCACCTGATATTATTATGTTTGGAGGATCGCTTCCTCTCTTGATTTTTGGAATTCTTACACCGGAGCAATTTCTCAACGGGTTTTCCAATGATATTTTAATGACAATAGGCATGCTTTGCATTGTTGTCAGGGCGATGGAAGTCAATGGCATCCTCGAGTTGATCGCAAAAAAAATTTTAGTCTCTTCCAAGAGATATGTTGTCCGGTTGCTTTCCATGAGTGTCCCAATTACGTTTGCTTCAGCGTTTTTAAATAATACTCCTATCGTCTTATTAATGGCTCCCTTGGTAAGGAAGTGGGCTTTGGATAGCAAGCTGTCCCCTTCAAAATTTTTGATTCCGTTATCGTATGCCTCTCTTTTAGGCGGAGCGTGCACCCTGATTGGAACATCGACAAATTTGGTTGTCAACGGCTTGATGGAAAACAACATGAAAGGTTCCGGCTTTTCATTTTTTGAACTCTCCTATGTTGGAGTTCCTTGTGCGCTTGCGGGTCTACTATTTATCACGTTTTTTGGGTGGAAGCTATTGCCCGATCGCACCGACGCTGCAACAGCAGTCTCTTCGGAGACAAGAGAATTTACCGGAGAGTTTATTGTCGGGGAAGAATGTCCGCTTGCCAACCGCACCATACAAGAAGTTTCTAAAAGATATTTTCGTCAGGATACTCTGATTCAATTGGAGAGAAATCATCAAGTCATTGATTCGCCTCCTTCCGATCTTGTCATTTTTGTCGGTGATCGTCTGGTTTTTATTGGCGATATTCATCGAATTGCAGAGCTGCACGATATTCCAAATTTGCAATCGGTAGCCGATCCCCACTTCAAATTAGATGTCAAATCGTCGCATTTTTCAGAAATTGTTGTGCCGACAACTTCTCTGTTGGTGGGAAAAACACTGCGTCAAATCAATTTCAGATTTTCTTATGGAGCATCTGTCATGGCTGTTTACCGTCAAGGATGGAGGGTGTTGGGTGATATTCGAGATATTACCCTTGAGGCGGGCGATACACTAATGTTGCTTTCTTCCGAACCTTTTGATGCGCAGAAGTTCTATAAAGATTTTTATTTCATACGCCATTCAGAAAAATTGCTGACATTTAATCCGCGGCGAGCCGTTTTTGTCACTTCTGTCATGGCGATTATGGTGCTGGCTGCAACTTTAGGAGTCTCAATGATTGTGGCAAGCGTCACGGCAGCTTTTGTTCTTCTGCTGACCCGTTCGATATCGATAAGGGAAGCTCAAAATAGTGTGATATGGAATATTTTATTGTTGATCGCCAGTTCATTTGCCATAGGAACAGCAATGGAAGTGACAGGTGTGGCCGCCTATTTTGCCCAGATGATTTTAGCTGTTTTCGGTAAACAGCCTCAGATGTTTGTTGGAGGAATCATTCTTGTCACGATCATTTGTACCGAATTTATGTCGAACAATGCTGCAGCTTTAATTCTTTTTCCCATCGCCATCGAAGTGGCAAAGCTTGCAGGCTTCGAATCGATTGAAGCAACAAAAGCAATTGGCGTGTGTATTGCAATCGGGGCATCGTGTGGTTATGCGATTCCTACCGGTTATCAGACACATATGATTGTCTATGGACCTGGTGGATATAAGTTTACGGATTTTCTTAAAATTGGATTGTTTATGGATCTGATCGTTTGGGTGATCAGCACAGTGATGATCCCTTACATATGGCCATTAAAATGA
- a CDS encoding sodium:calcium antiporter encodes MRRQEDIAVGNVVGSNIFNILGIIGASSIAAPIHIENINWIDFSYMTALFIGLWVIIQKGSCITRREGSLLFSSYIVYLCYLLYF; translated from the coding sequence ATGAGAAGGCAGGAAGACATCGCAGTCGGAAATGTCGTTGGTTCGAATATTTTTAATATACTTGGAATCATTGGAGCATCTTCCATTGCGGCTCCAATCCATATAGAAAATATCAATTGGATCGATTTTAGCTATATGACCGCCTTGTTTATAGGACTATGGGTAATCATACAAAAAGGAAGCTGTATCACAAGGAGGGAAGGATCTCTCTTGTTTTCTTCCTATATTGTTTATCTTTGCTATCTACTATATTTTTGA
- a CDS encoding KpsF/GutQ family sugar-phosphate isomerase, producing the protein MINSVIPELLEKERSYLNHFFDNIDMEAVDAVLQELVNCKGITVFTGVGKSGLVAKKMAVTMTSTGTRALYLSPTNALHGDIGILKPDDLFIVLSKSGESDELMNLIPFIRNQGVKVVSIVSNQDSRLAKASDIVLFISPERELCPFDMAPTTSTTIQGIVGDVLAIALMRLKKVSIEDFVKSHPAGRLGKRATILVKDLMLKGDAVPVGKGDDKLVDSLVELSNKQCGCVIIVDDDRRMKGIFTDGDLRRALQKYGVDALESPLERLMTKTPRSISPNMLAYAAVKEMESNQKSPIMILPVLDEEGRVVGVVKMHDLLQAGI; encoded by the coding sequence ATGATCAATTCCGTTATTCCCGAGCTACTTGAGAAAGAGCGCAGCTATCTCAATCATTTTTTTGACAATATAGATATGGAAGCGGTAGATGCTGTTTTGCAGGAGCTTGTAAATTGCAAAGGGATTACTGTTTTTACTGGCGTTGGCAAAAGTGGGCTAGTCGCGAAAAAAATGGCTGTGACGATGACATCCACCGGTACACGGGCGCTTTATTTATCGCCGACAAACGCATTGCATGGGGACATTGGAATTTTGAAGCCGGATGATCTATTCATTGTTCTCAGCAAAAGCGGCGAAAGTGATGAATTAATGAATTTGATCCCTTTCATTCGCAATCAGGGGGTTAAAGTTGTCTCCATCGTAAGCAACCAGGATAGCCGCTTGGCGAAAGCTTCGGATATCGTATTGTTCATCTCTCCTGAAAGGGAGCTTTGCCCATTCGATATGGCGCCGACAACGAGTACAACGATTCAGGGAATTGTCGGTGATGTGCTGGCGATTGCATTGATGCGTTTGAAAAAGGTTAGTATTGAAGATTTTGTTAAGTCGCACCCTGCAGGGCGCTTGGGCAAGAGAGCAACAATCTTGGTGAAGGACTTGATGTTGAAAGGAGATGCGGTGCCTGTTGGAAAGGGGGACGATAAATTGGTCGATTCTTTGGTCGAGCTTTCCAATAAACAGTGCGGCTGCGTGATTATCGTCGACGACGATCGCCGCATGAAGGGGATTTTTACTGATGGCGACTTGCGCAGAGCCCTTCAAAAATATGGGGTGGATGCGTTAGAGTCGCCTCTTGAGCGTCTGATGACAAAAACTCCTCGCTCGATAAGCCCTAATATGCTGGCGTATGCCGCTGTCAAAGAGATGGAATCCAATCAAAAAAGCCCGATCATGATTTTACCTGTTCTTGATGAAGAGGGCAGGGTGGTTGGGGTGGTCAAGATGCATGATCTTCTGCAAGCGGGTATTTGA
- a CDS encoding NADP-dependent isocitrate dehydrogenase, with product MAQEKTPIAVAEGDGIGPEIMAATLHILKESGAQLEIHKVEIGEKVYERGIRTGIAPETWDVIRNTNVFLKAPITTPQGGGFKSLNVTVRTTLGLYANIRPCVSYHPFIETKHPKMDVVVVRENEEDLYTGIEYRQSPETFHALKIISRSGCEKIIRYAFEYARAYNRKKVTCFTKDNILKLSDGLFHKIFDEISPEYPDIENEHWIIDIGSAKLADTPEIFDVIVMPNLYGDILSDVAAQIAGSVGLAGSANIGAHGAMFEAIHGSAPRRAGQNLANPTGLLLGSVMMLVHIGQPEAAARIHNAWLKTIEDGVHTYDIYKEGISKEKVGTKEFAQAVVQRLGKKPEHLKEAVYSTPKQLATGNSDQLEREKAKKKELVGVDIFIEDVKDTKSLQEKLSKLENNHLQLKMIANRGVTVWPNSMPETSCIDTWRCRFMASEKGTPVTRKQIAELLTTLADMDVHFVQTEHLCTFDGQPGYTVSQDEQ from the coding sequence ATGGCACAAGAAAAAACTCCCATTGCGGTAGCAGAAGGCGACGGCATCGGCCCGGAAATTATGGCCGCAACTTTACATATCTTAAAGGAATCAGGAGCGCAACTGGAGATCCATAAGGTTGAGATAGGGGAAAAAGTGTATGAAAGAGGGATCCGGACAGGAATCGCCCCTGAAACTTGGGACGTCATCCGCAACACAAACGTTTTTTTAAAGGCTCCCATCACCACCCCGCAGGGGGGAGGATTCAAAAGTCTCAATGTTACCGTCCGCACAACACTCGGCCTGTACGCCAATATCCGTCCATGCGTTTCCTATCATCCCTTCATCGAAACCAAGCATCCAAAAATGGATGTTGTGGTCGTACGGGAAAATGAGGAAGACCTCTACACAGGAATCGAATACCGGCAATCTCCTGAAACCTTCCATGCATTAAAGATTATCTCCCGCTCAGGCTGTGAGAAAATCATTCGCTACGCATTTGAGTATGCCCGCGCCTACAACCGCAAAAAAGTGACCTGTTTCACTAAGGACAACATTCTGAAACTCTCTGATGGACTTTTCCACAAAATTTTCGACGAAATTTCCCCAGAATACCCAGACATTGAAAATGAACATTGGATCATCGATATCGGTTCGGCTAAACTTGCCGACACCCCTGAAATCTTCGATGTGATTGTCATGCCCAATCTTTACGGAGACATTTTATCTGATGTCGCCGCACAAATCGCAGGATCTGTAGGACTCGCCGGTTCGGCCAATATCGGCGCTCATGGTGCAATGTTCGAAGCGATTCACGGATCAGCTCCCAGAAGAGCCGGACAGAATTTGGCCAATCCAACAGGTCTTCTACTTGGAAGCGTAATGATGCTTGTGCATATTGGACAGCCGGAAGCTGCAGCCAGAATTCACAATGCCTGGCTAAAAACAATTGAGGATGGCGTCCATACCTACGATATTTATAAGGAAGGGATCTCCAAGGAAAAAGTTGGCACGAAAGAGTTTGCGCAAGCGGTCGTCCAGCGCCTGGGCAAAAAACCGGAGCATTTGAAGGAAGCTGTTTATTCAACTCCCAAGCAACTTGCCACCGGCAATAGTGATCAATTGGAGCGGGAAAAAGCAAAAAAGAAAGAGCTTGTAGGTGTCGATATCTTTATCGAAGATGTGAAAGATACAAAATCTTTACAAGAAAAGCTCTCGAAGCTGGAAAACAATCATCTGCAGTTGAAAATGATCGCAAACCGCGGCGTGACAGTTTGGCCAAACAGCATGCCTGAAACTAGCTGCATCGACACGTGGCGCTGCCGATTTATGGCTTCTGAAAAAGGAACTCCTGTCACACGCAAACAAATTGCCGAATTATTGACTACCCTAGCTGATATGGATGTGCACTTTGTGCAAACAGAGCACCTCTGTACATTCGACGGCCAGCCAGGATATACCGTCTCGCAAGATGAACAGTAA
- a CDS encoding dicarboxylate/amino acid:cation symporter — protein MKLWVKILIALALGIVTGLIFGEQAVILKPLGTMFLSLINMIIVLLVLASMTCGITSIHDPQKLGRVGLKSVVLYLSTTAVAILIGLLFAQLFHPGATLTMARTSEVVVSKAPSLGSIILSVIPENPVRSLAEGNVLQIIVFAIFLGISINFAGPKGRPVLEFLESLADVMYRLTSIVMEFSPIGVFAIMASTTGVSGAQVLLPLLKFLLTFYSACLVHTIVVFCGLLWFLAKLSPWPFFRGMGDALMVAFSTSSSSAALPVTMHCAQENLGVSKNISSFVLPLGSTVNMNGAAIFQGMAVMFIAQAYGIELGWQSLLTIVVTATLSAVGAAGIPGSGFIMLSVVFSSVGLPIEGLALLAGIDRIREMGSTVMNVMGDAVVAVYVAKVEGELDERQYYHEELVELEGSDI, from the coding sequence ATGAAGTTATGGGTTAAAATTTTAATTGCGCTTGCTCTTGGAATTGTGACTGGATTGATATTCGGCGAACAGGCGGTTATTTTAAAACCGCTTGGAACGATGTTTCTCAGTTTGATTAATATGATCATCGTTCTCCTCGTCTTAGCGTCGATGACTTGCGGCATCACAAGCATTCACGATCCGCAAAAATTGGGCAGAGTGGGATTGAAATCTGTGGTCCTCTACCTCTCCACGACTGCTGTTGCAATATTGATTGGATTGTTGTTTGCTCAGCTGTTCCATCCAGGCGCGACATTGACAATGGCGCGCACCTCTGAGGTAGTGGTTTCCAAAGCGCCTAGTCTTGGTAGTATCATTCTGTCTGTAATTCCTGAGAATCCGGTCAGGTCGCTTGCTGAAGGAAATGTCCTTCAGATTATTGTTTTCGCCATTTTTCTTGGAATTTCTATCAATTTTGCCGGACCTAAGGGGCGGCCGGTGTTAGAATTTTTGGAATCTTTAGCGGATGTGATGTATCGGCTGACCTCAATTGTCATGGAGTTTTCCCCTATCGGCGTATTCGCGATCATGGCTTCTACGACAGGTGTTTCGGGCGCGCAGGTGCTCCTTCCATTGTTGAAATTTTTACTGACATTTTATTCCGCATGTTTGGTGCATACGATTGTGGTGTTTTGCGGGTTGCTGTGGTTCTTGGCAAAACTCAGTCCCTGGCCATTTTTCCGTGGGATGGGTGATGCGCTGATGGTTGCATTTTCCACTTCCAGCAGCTCCGCAGCTCTTCCGGTTACGATGCATTGTGCACAAGAGAATCTTGGTGTTTCTAAAAATATCTCTTCCTTTGTGCTTCCGTTGGGTTCAACGGTTAATATGAATGGAGCAGCGATCTTTCAGGGAATGGCAGTGATGTTTATTGCCCAGGCTTATGGGATTGAGCTGGGTTGGCAAAGTTTGCTGACGATTGTCGTCACGGCAACATTATCTGCAGTTGGAGCTGCAGGCATTCCAGGTTCAGGATTCATCATGCTTTCTGTCGTGTTTAGCTCTGTAGGGCTTCCAATTGAAGGTTTGGCACTTCTAGCTGGGATCGATCGCATTCGTGAAATGGGATCTACTGTAATGAATGTGATGGGAGATGCTGTTGTAGCGGTGTATGTGGCAAAAGTGGAAGGCGAACTCGACGAGCGGCAATACTACCATGAAGAGCTCGTCGAGCTGGAAGGCTCTGATATTTAG